ATCTGACTCTCTACTTCCTTACTGATGCGGATAGCCGTATCCTCATCAATATAGGTTTCGCGCACCAGGGCCTCGACAATTTTCTGCCGATCCCAACTCCGAAAATCCTCTTCCGAGGTTCGAACAAAAAGGGCCATATCCGTAGTTTCCAAGGTATTCATCCTCAAATCTCCTAACCTGATTATACTCGATTCCGTGATGTATTCAAGCCGGACTCTTCGGCATCGGTATTTCAATCACGGGTAGATCATATTGTGTATGTTCTCAAGGACAACACTATATATAGTATCAGAATATGACCGTATCATACAATATCATGATATCGTGTCAAGCAAGTTACAGAGTTTATGCCTCAGAATCGCGGAATCGTCAGAAAACTGAAAATCCCCCTGAGAACAACCTGTGGATAAATTTTCCTCCTTGTGCCCTGAGCTTTCGAAAGCGGTTTGCTGACACGGCACTCCTTCTATAACTTGTTGAAATATAAAGCGATGCAAGCAGCCTCAATTCAGAGCATAATCGCTATCGCCGCTGTTTTTCCGCAGCTTTTCCCTGCTGACCTTCCACTTTATCCACAGCTTATCCATAACTTTTGTGGAAAGTCTTCCTAATGCGTGGCAAAATCACTTCTTTTCCTCCTCCCTCAAGGGTATCTCTTACTCCCTTTCCGGAAATCCCTGACCGGCGTCTGATCCTCGCTGATGGCCGGACCACTGCGGACCACTGTGGATAACTTCCTGGTGCCCGCTTTTCATTTTGAAGGCGAGTCCGCCAGGCAATCCCCAGCTCTATAACTAGCTGAAATATCAAACAAACAAGCGAGCATTAATTTAGAGCGAAATTGCTATCTCCGCCCGTTTCTCAGGCAGTTTCAGCCGATTATTGGCCGGTTATCCACAGGTTATCCATATAAATTGTGGAAACTGTTCCTAACAGTTCGCTAATATTACCTCTTTTTTATCTGTCCGAATTTCCGGTTCCCACCTCCTGATGAAAACCGGCTGTGGATAACATCAGTTTTTCTCACGGTGCTCATGAATATCTTCCGTCACCAGAGAGGGCTTTGGGCTTAACTGGCTGAAAAGACTGCTAAAATTTATACGCCCCAGTCTGGTGCAGGTTTTCGATCCCGCTTCATTTTTCAGGTAGTTCTGTGGCCGGATTTCCAGTTTATCCCCAATTTATCCAGAAGCTTATCAAGGATTTCATTAAACTGTTTTTCTGTTGAATCCGAAAACTAATTGTGATATTTTGAGCCAGGATGATTTTCGGCATTGGCCGAGAGACAGACGGTCCAGGTTCAACCTAATAACAATCTGAGGAGGAGGACGGCGTAATGAGTGAAATCTGTGATATTATTGCCAGGGAGATTATCGATTCACGGGGAAATCCGACAATAGAGGTTGATGCAATTCTTGAAAGCGGCACACTTGGCAGGGCGGCAGTCCCCTCAGGAGCATCGACGGGAGAGCGGGAAGCTATTGAATTACGTGATGAAGAGAAGGACCGATACATGGGCAAGGGTGTCAGGCAGGCGGTTGATAATGTCAATCTGATCATAGCCCAGGAGGTTGCGGGTTATGACGCGATGGATCAGACATATCTCGATTACCGGCTGATCGATCTGGACGGTACCGAAAATAAAGCCAAACTGGGTGCCAATGCCATTCTTGGGGTTTCGCTGGCTGTAGCCAAGGCGGCAGCCGCTGAGCTGAATCTTCCTCTCTATCGGTATATCGGAGGGACCAACGCCCGCGAGCTTCCCGTGCCGATGATGAATATCCTCAATGGAGGAAAGCACGCCGATAATAACGTCGATATTCAGGAATTCATGATCATGCCTGCCGGGGCCGAAAACTTTTCCGAAGCCCTGAGGATGGGCTCGGAAATATTTCATAACCTGAAGTCCGTCTTGAAAGCCAGAAAGTACGTCACCTCAGTGGGCGATGAGGGAGGATTTGCCCCTGATCTCAAGTCCAATGCTGAGGCGCTTGATGTCATTATGGAGGCTATCGACAAAGCCGGCTACCGGGCGGGTCAGGATGTCTTTCTGGCCCTTGATGTGGCCGCAAGCGAGCTTTACGAGAATGGTATCTATACGCTGGCTGCCGAGGCCGAGCCGAAAAAGAGCAGTGAGGAATTGATCGATTTTTACGAACATCTGGTTGAAAAGTATCCGATAATTTCTATTGAGGATGGGCTTTCGGAAAGCGACTGGAGCGGGTGGGAACTGCTGACCAGACGGCTGGGGAAGAAGATCCAGTTGGTAGGAGATGATGTCTTTGTCACCAATACCAGCATCCTGAGAGAGGGAATTGCCCGCGGTGTTGCCAACTCCATTCTTATCAAGCTGAATCAGATCGGAACCCTGACCGAAACCCTGGAGGCAATTGAAATGGCCAAAAGGGCAGGGTATACAGCCGTCATTTCCCACCGGTCGGGAGAGACCGAAGATACCACCCTGGCTGATCTGGCTGTGGCCTGTAATACCGGTCAGATCAAGACAGGTTCAATTTCCCGGACCGACCGGGTGGCTAAATACAACCAATTACTCCGGATCGAAGAAGGTCTGGGAGATAT
The bacterium genome window above contains:
- the eno gene encoding phosphopyruvate hydratase, whose amino-acid sequence is MSEICDIIAREIIDSRGNPTIEVDAILESGTLGRAAVPSGASTGEREAIELRDEEKDRYMGKGVRQAVDNVNLIIAQEVAGYDAMDQTYLDYRLIDLDGTENKAKLGANAILGVSLAVAKAAAAELNLPLYRYIGGTNARELPVPMMNILNGGKHADNNVDIQEFMIMPAGAENFSEALRMGSEIFHNLKSVLKARKYVTSVGDEGGFAPDLKSNAEALDVIMEAIDKAGYRAGQDVFLALDVAASELYENGIYTLAAEAEPKKSSEELIDFYEHLVEKYPIISIEDGLSESDWSGWELLTRRLGKKIQLVGDDVFVTNTSILREGIARGVANSILIKLNQIGTLTETLEAIEMAKRAGYTAVISHRSGETEDTTLADLAVACNTGQIKTGSISRTDRVAKYNQLLRIEEGLGDIALFRGVEVFYNLRSGTSE